The following coding sequences are from one Coffea arabica cultivar ET-39 chromosome 11e, Coffea Arabica ET-39 HiFi, whole genome shotgun sequence window:
- the LOC140021356 gene encoding receptor-like protein 56, with translation MDLSQNKFSGPLPTCFNNISFGRGQFSTDAFFAYGRYSVIDPSSINLPFLAMEIISSEYYITTFSEQEKVIFTTKSRSEHYAGNILNFMSGLDLSCNQLIGAIPPEFGDLRHIRALNLSHNYLQGSIPSRLSMLNQIESLDLSYNDLSGEIPSELASLNFLSIFNVSFNNLSGRVPDTGEFATFDDSNYRGNPGLCGPLLKRSCNPFAPHPENVGDQDIEVDGAIDVAAFAWSFFASYMVIVISLVVSMVFLY, from the coding sequence ATGGATCTTTCTCAGAATAAGTTTTCTGGGCCACTGCCTACATGCTTCAACAACATTTCTTTTGGCAGAGGGCAGTTCTCCACAGATGCATTTTTTGCCTATGGCCGGTATTCTGTTATTGATCCCTCCTCCATAAACCTTCCTTTTTTGGCCATGGAGATAATCTCGAGTGAGTATTATATAACTACTTTTTCCGAGCAAGAAAAAGTGATATTCACAACAAAAAGTAGAAGCGAACACTATGCAGGGAATATATTGAATTTCATGTCTGGCCTTGATCTGTCATGTAACCAATTGATTGGAGCGATTCCTCCTGAATTTGGTGATCTCAGACATATCCGGGCATTAAATTTATCCCACAACTACTTGCAAGGATCTATTCCCTCAAGACTTTCAATGTTGAACCAAATAGAGAGCTTGGATCTTTCTTACAACGATTTGAGTGGTGAAATACCTTCAGAGCTGGCATCATTGAACTTCTTGTCCATCTTCAATGTGTCATTCAATAACTTGTCTGGCAGGGTACCTGATACAGGGGAGTTTGCAACCTTTGACGACAGCAATTATAGAGGAAATCCAGGTCTCTGTGGTCCATTGCTCAAGAGAAGTTGTAACCCCTTTGCTCCACACCCTGAAAATGTTGGTGATCAAGACATAGAAGTTGATGGTGCAATTGATGTGGCAGCATTCGCTTGGAGCTTTTTTGCTT